A region of the Burkholderia savannae genome:
CGCGGGCAGCCATGCGGACAGCCCGGCGACGAACGCGAGCCCGACGAACGTCAACGCGATGAGGCGCCATTCGCCCCACACGCGCACCGTCAGCGCGACCGAATCGATCCGCGCGGGCGGCGTCCACGCGAGCCCGCTGTGATTCACCGCTGCCGCGAGACCGAGCGCGACGAGCACGCCGACCGACGCGCCGACGATGCCGAGCAGCGCGCCTTCGCAGACGAACAGCGCCTGGATGCCGCCGCGGCGCACGCCCATCGAGCGCAGCGTGCCGATCTCGACGGTCCGCTCGAGGATCGCCGTGCTCATCGTGTTGCTGACCACGAACAGCACGATCGCGCCGATCAGCACGAACACGAAGCCGAAGATCATCGAGAACATGCGGTTCGTCTGGTCATAGAACGGATTGAGCGCGGCGAAATCGAGCATGTCGAGCGGCTGGCCTTCGAAGCGGCCGCCGAACAGCTGGTCGATCCGCGCGCGCGCGGCGGGCAGTTGCGCGGTGTGCTTGAACTGGATCTCGATCGCCGTCACGCGCGGCGCGTCGCCGCCGTAGACGAGCCGCTGCGCGCGCGGCAGATGCATCGCGAGATAAACGTCGTCGAGCTCCTTCACGCCCTGCTGCTCGGCCTTGACCACCGTGAAGCCGCCGACGTTCGGCGCGCCGTAGGCGTTCGCCGCGAGCACCTCGATGTGCGTCGCGCCCGCGCCGTCGCTCTTTCGCTCGCGCTTTTGCGCGTCCGCCTCGGCCGCGGCGAGCGCGAGCACGTCGGCGGGCGCGTCGGCCGCGGCGGGCGCGAATGCATCGGACGTCGCTGCGTCGGGCGTCGCCACGCCGGACGCGGCCGTTGCGGCCCCCTTCGCGATGCCGCCGTCGCCGCAATCGGGCACGCGCAGCGGCCCGCATAGATGCAGCACGCGCGCGACGCCGTGCCCGACGATCGCCGCATCGGGCACGGTG
Encoded here:
- a CDS encoding ABC transporter permease, which produces MHTFMLALRNLQRNRRRSITTLLAMIVGVCAILLFGGFSKDITFGLQTDFVRRSGHLQIQRHGYFQYGSGNPVAYGIGGYERLIAQLRDDPVLAPMIAVITPTLQFGGIAGNFEAGVSRTVLAQGAIADEQDRMQQWNDYGFPLTPKPYPLVGTVPDAAIVGHGVARVLHLCGPLRVPDCGDGGIAKGAATAASGVATPDAATSDAFAPAAADAPADVLALAAAEADAQKRERKSDGAGATHIEVLAANAYGAPNVGGFTVVKAEQQGVKELDDVYLAMHLPRAQRLVYGGDAPRVTAIEIQFKHTAQLPAARARIDQLFGGRFEGQPLDMLDFAALNPFYDQTNRMFSMIFGFVFVLIGAIVLFVVSNTMSTAILERTVEIGTLRSMGVRRGGIQALFVCEGALLGIVGASVGVLVALGLAAAVNHSGLAWTPPARIDSVALTVRVWGEWRLIALTFVGLAFVAGLSAWLPARHAARLSIVDALRYV